Proteins encoded within one genomic window of Acidovorax sp. 107:
- the hflK gene encoding FtsH protease activity modulator HflK, giving the protein MNFHTRTLRWASLPDRIRGMFNLNDPRWGRGDDKAEDGSARPEDRPSTPPGGQRGGDQRPSNGQQPPDLDELWRDLNRKLGSMFGIKNGSGRGPGGGAGGGFQPDMKSAGVGVGLIAGIAFVIWMGTGFFIVQEGQQAVITQFGKYKSTVGAGFNWRLPYPIERHELVFVTQIRSADVGRDTVIKSTGLRESAMLTEDENIVEIKFAVQYRLSDARAWLFESKNPSDAVVQAAETAVREVVGKMRMDTALAEERDQIAPRVRALMQTILDRYKVGVEVVGINLQQGGVRPPEQVQSSFDDVLKAGQERERAKNEAQAYANDVIPRAVGSASRLNEEAAAYKAKIVAQAQGDAQRFGFILAEYQKAPQVTRDRMYLDTMQQIYGSVTKVLVESRQGSNLLYLPLDKIMQGVASGSGALDAPATSSPASATPPVAPAPTFSNDPRARDTGRTRERESR; this is encoded by the coding sequence ATGAATTTTCATACTCGCACCCTACGCTGGGCTTCACTGCCAGACCGTATTCGGGGCATGTTCAATCTGAACGATCCACGCTGGGGTCGCGGGGATGATAAGGCTGAGGACGGTAGCGCGCGCCCCGAAGACCGACCCTCAACCCCCCCTGGAGGGCAGAGAGGTGGGGATCAGCGGCCCAGCAATGGCCAGCAGCCGCCTGACCTTGATGAGCTGTGGCGCGACCTCAATCGCAAGCTTGGGAGCATGTTTGGTATCAAGAATGGTTCTGGCCGTGGCCCTGGAGGAGGGGCAGGCGGCGGTTTTCAGCCAGATATGAAAAGCGCGGGTGTCGGTGTTGGCTTGATCGCTGGCATTGCATTCGTGATCTGGATGGGTACCGGATTCTTCATTGTGCAAGAAGGACAGCAGGCCGTCATAACGCAATTCGGTAAGTACAAAAGCACTGTGGGCGCGGGTTTCAACTGGCGCTTGCCCTACCCGATCGAGCGCCATGAGCTCGTTTTCGTGACTCAGATTCGTTCTGCCGATGTGGGGCGTGATACGGTCATCAAGAGTACGGGCTTGAGAGAGTCGGCCATGCTGACCGAAGATGAAAACATCGTAGAGATCAAGTTCGCCGTTCAGTATCGCTTGAGCGATGCCAGGGCATGGCTGTTTGAAAGCAAGAACCCCTCGGACGCGGTGGTGCAAGCTGCTGAAACCGCAGTGCGCGAGGTGGTTGGCAAGATGCGCATGGACACGGCGCTGGCGGAGGAGCGTGATCAGATAGCGCCCCGCGTTCGCGCACTCATGCAAACTATTTTGGACCGTTACAAGGTCGGCGTCGAAGTTGTCGGCATCAACTTGCAGCAGGGTGGCGTGCGCCCCCCGGAGCAGGTGCAGTCCTCCTTTGATGATGTGCTCAAGGCGGGGCAAGAGCGTGAGCGCGCGAAGAACGAAGCCCAGGCTTATGCGAACGACGTGATTCCGCGTGCTGTGGGCTCGGCCTCCCGTCTGAACGAAGAGGCGGCTGCGTACAAGGCAAAGATCGTTGCGCAGGCGCAGGGTGATGCGCAGCGTTTTGGATTCATTCTGGCGGAATATCAAAAGGCTCCGCAGGTGACCCGCGATCGCATGTATTTGGACACCATGCAGCAGATTTACGGCAGCGTGACCAAGGTGCTGGTGGAGTCGCGCCAAGGTTCCAATTTGCTGTACCTGCCGCTCGACAAAATCATGCAGGGCGTTGCGAGCGGTTCTGGAGCGCTGGATGCGCCTGCAACGAGCAGTCCGGCT